A stretch of DNA from Granulicella pectinivorans:
CGTCCCTCACGTGCCGCAACCGTAAACTCCGGTTGCGGCACGCGCCATTTAAATCCTGGTCCAATGGCGATGAAATTTTTCGTAGAATACCTATTTACAAAATAGGTATTCTGCCATAACCTCCTGGGTATGGCGAAGAACCCCGAACATCGCGACCTCTTCCCCGGCGCGCTGGAGATCATGATCCTCCAGTCGCTACGGCTGCGTCCCATGCACGGCTATGGGCTGGTGAAACACATCAAGCAGGTGTCCGACAACCTCCTTCAGGTCGAGGAGGGCTCGCTCTACCCGGCCTTGCAACGCATGTTGAAGGAGGGCCTGCTGGAATCGGAGGCCGGAATCTCCGCCAAGGGCAGACCCACCCGGATCTATTCGCTCACCGATGCGGGTATTCGTCACCTCGAGAACGAAGTCGTCAGCTTCGAACGGATGTTTGCCGGTTTTACCCGCGTGCTCGCCGCCGCCAAAGCCTGGGAGGTGTGAAATGTCCCTGTTCAGCCGTCTGTTCTCCCGAGATCGCCGGTACGGCGACATTTCAATCTCCATCCAGGAACACCTCGACGAACGCATCGAGGAACTGATGGAAGAAGGCATCACACGCGAGGCCGCTGAGCGCATCGCACGCCTCGACTTCGGCAATGTCACCCTCCTGCAGGAACGAAGCCGTGAGGTGTGGCAGTGGCGAAGACTGGAAGCGCTACTGACGGACATAAAGCACGTCTTCCGGCGGCTGAAGCGCTCGCCGGGCTTCGCAATCACCGTAATCTTGACTCTGGCCATCGGGATCGGCGCGAATACGGCGGTCTTCAGCGTACTCAACAGCGTTCTGTTGCGGCCCCTCCCCTATCCCGAACCCGAGCAGTTGGTCGCGCTGCATCTCGACGCCCCGGGAGCCCCCGGGCTCACCGACTTCCGCAATGAGCTGCGCCTTTCAGCCTCCATGTATCTCACCTTCGCCGCGCATAACCGCGTCTTCCAATCGATCGGCGTAT
This window harbors:
- a CDS encoding PadR family transcriptional regulator; translated protein: MAKNPEHRDLFPGALEIMILQSLRLRPMHGYGLVKHIKQVSDNLLQVEEGSLYPALQRMLKEGLLESEAGISAKGRPTRIYSLTDAGIRHLENEVVSFERMFAGFTRVLAAAKAWEV